A window of Mucilaginibacter sp. PAMC 26640 contains these coding sequences:
- a CDS encoding NAD(P)-dependent oxidoreductase, which translates to MILITGATSVIGQKLCQLLADNNEPYRAMCRKEEQLEKFHKQGIEAVLGNFEDSKSLRAAMQGCNCLFLTSPPTQNQVQCEKNAIDSAKQEGITYIVKISASDANLQSSVPWAKSHAEIDHYLRKSGVEWTILKPTAFMQNFLTLSKPISKGILPQVAGNGLVGYIDAEDIARVALKVLTENYHKRATYYLNGPEMLDMKKIAFQLSEIIGRKVRYVNLPSFVFRIILRLSGLSRWFANGLIEQFAEVVARNHDNDLNEEVIRITNAQPRSFLDFAKDHKDAFSI; encoded by the coding sequence ATGATTTTAATTACTGGTGCAACAAGTGTCATTGGACAAAAGCTTTGTCAATTATTAGCTGACAACAATGAACCCTATCGTGCAATGTGCCGAAAAGAAGAGCAACTAGAAAAATTTCACAAACAAGGTATTGAGGCTGTTCTAGGCAACTTTGAAGACTCTAAAAGCTTAAGAGCAGCTATGCAGGGCTGTAATTGTTTGTTTTTGACTAGTCCTCCTACTCAGAATCAAGTGCAATGTGAAAAAAATGCCATTGATAGTGCGAAACAAGAAGGTATAACCTACATTGTTAAAATTTCGGCTTCTGATGCCAATCTACAGTCTTCAGTACCATGGGCAAAGTCTCACGCTGAAATTGATCATTACCTTCGTAAGTCTGGCGTAGAATGGACAATACTTAAACCAACTGCGTTTATGCAAAACTTCCTGACTTTATCTAAACCCATCTCAAAAGGCATATTACCTCAGGTAGCGGGTAATGGACTTGTAGGTTATATTGATGCCGAAGACATTGCCCGGGTAGCGTTGAAGGTACTGACAGAAAATTATCATAAGCGTGCTACTTACTATCTTAATGGCCCCGAGATGCTGGACATGAAAAAAATCGCTTTCCAGTTATCGGAAATCATAGGTAGGAAAGTACGCTATGTAAATCTACCTTCATTTGTCTTCCGCATCATATTAAGACTTTCGGGTCTGTCCCGTTGGTTTGCCAACGGCCTTATTGAACAATTCGCAGAGGTAGTAGCAAGAAATCACGATAATGATTTAAATGAAGAAGTTATACGCATTACCAATGCCCAACCGCGCTCATTCCTAGACTTTGCAAAGGATCATAAGGATGCCTTTTCAATCTAA
- a CDS encoding chemotaxis protein CheR, which yields MQNIIPDYIIAIGASAGGMDEINSFFDHTPLDGVAYVIIQHLSSDFKSRMVELLAKHSKLEVLEAEDGSEIKSNQVYLTPNDKFMTISGGRLHLRNKTKVRGPHLTINAFFNSLAEDCGNKAIAIVLSGLGSDGTEGVKSIKKAGGMVIVRNPDTTEFASMPSHAIATGLVDYILEPAAMPDAIKDYVKLGLAILRENPHDEKFIKQIIELVKEKSPLDFSDYKLPTILRRTKKRANQGNFLSLERYLHFLESNTEEVEALAKDFLISVTSFFRDKEAFAVIQKKVLPLIIEKVAPGEELKMWVAGCATGEEAYSLAILVAEQLNGKYKNIVVKIFATDIDSVAMAHAAKGIYHKDIVKHVSEERLGKYFIKEGETYRVKPEIRNTVIFAQHDLVKNPPYCNMNFISCRNLLIYMTPVLQKKIFSMMLFGLKMDGYLFLGTSENPMPIINYLEAVNKKWKIYRNLKARRDVSFDAFTLPELLDIKRTPASQREESTISTSSKVAEAMHTKLAEQQDYLAVCIDENNSVVKSYGNTQYLLRQNFNLNLSEQLPKPLAVAFSTLKRKVGQTGEAATLTGIKIKNANAVIKVTLIISPLTVKRNEQKLQMVTICKDTQQDTSIVDNSVFDENIHQDQYTLHLEEELKELQVKLHSAYERLDASNENMQSFNEELISANEEMQSTNEEMQSVNEELHTINADYQLKNKELLEINDDLNNYFRSNINGQLFINNELLLMKFSPGTVKQINLLETDIGRPLSNISTNIKFETIIEDIKVVLAQGTVITKEIETNNGKWYQIMTMPYVQLVDEKRNGAIVTFNDITELKATQVELHRKNKSLERINGDLDNFVHTASHDLLAPLANIETSIGVMNLIKITDPGLSKFITIINSSVKKFRTLINDISVIARIEGDMLTMEMVDLSEIIANIEWSLESRIKKTGAVITKNLEIKQVLFSKKNLRSILFNLVANGIKFANGKNPLINIAVIKNDDHILLSVNDNGIGIAQYQMDIIFSMYGRLNKEMEGQGIGLYLAKKIIDAANGNMTVESEVGKGSTFNIFLPVPAVINN from the coding sequence ATGCAGAATATCATCCCTGATTACATCATTGCCATCGGCGCGTCTGCGGGAGGAATGGACGAGATCAATTCGTTTTTTGACCATACCCCGTTGGACGGAGTAGCCTATGTCATTATCCAGCACTTATCCTCTGACTTTAAAAGCCGGATGGTGGAACTGTTGGCTAAACATAGTAAACTGGAAGTTTTAGAAGCGGAAGATGGTTCAGAAATAAAAAGCAACCAGGTTTACCTGACCCCTAACGATAAGTTCATGACGATCTCCGGCGGCCGTTTGCACCTGAGAAATAAGACCAAAGTAAGAGGACCGCACCTGACCATCAACGCGTTTTTTAATTCTTTGGCCGAGGATTGCGGGAATAAAGCTATTGCTATTGTATTATCAGGTTTAGGCTCTGATGGCACAGAAGGTGTCAAAAGCATTAAAAAAGCGGGCGGAATGGTGATTGTGCGAAACCCGGATACGACCGAATTCGCCAGTATGCCTTCCCATGCTATAGCAACTGGCTTGGTTGATTATATACTGGAACCTGCCGCGATGCCGGACGCGATCAAAGATTATGTAAAACTAGGTTTGGCGATCTTAAGAGAAAATCCCCACGACGAAAAATTCATCAAACAGATCATCGAACTGGTCAAAGAAAAGTCGCCGCTGGATTTTTCGGATTATAAATTGCCGACCATACTCAGAAGAACCAAAAAGCGCGCAAACCAGGGGAATTTTTTATCCCTGGAAAGATACCTGCATTTTTTAGAATCAAATACGGAAGAAGTGGAAGCGCTCGCAAAGGACTTCCTGATCAGTGTAACTTCTTTTTTCCGGGATAAGGAAGCATTTGCTGTCATTCAAAAAAAGGTATTACCCCTTATAATTGAAAAAGTGGCACCCGGCGAGGAATTAAAAATGTGGGTGGCCGGCTGCGCCACTGGTGAGGAAGCTTATTCACTCGCTATTCTGGTTGCCGAACAGCTAAACGGAAAATATAAAAATATCGTCGTTAAAATATTTGCGACCGACATTGATAGTGTGGCCATGGCCCATGCCGCTAAAGGCATTTATCACAAAGACATCGTCAAGCATGTATCTGAAGAACGCCTGGGAAAATATTTTATCAAAGAAGGAGAAACTTACCGAGTAAAGCCGGAGATACGCAATACGGTCATCTTCGCCCAGCATGACCTGGTGAAAAACCCGCCATACTGCAATATGAACTTTATCAGCTGCCGAAACCTGCTTATCTACATGACCCCGGTTTTGCAGAAAAAGATCTTTTCCATGATGCTTTTCGGGTTGAAAATGGATGGCTACCTGTTTCTCGGTACCAGTGAAAACCCGATGCCGATTATAAATTACCTGGAAGCGGTTAATAAAAAATGGAAGATCTACAGAAATCTAAAGGCCCGTCGGGACGTAAGCTTTGATGCTTTTACGCTCCCGGAATTATTGGATATCAAACGCACACCGGCTTCCCAGCGCGAAGAAAGCACCATCAGTACCAGTAGCAAAGTTGCGGAAGCGATGCATACCAAGCTCGCTGAGCAGCAGGATTACCTGGCCGTATGCATTGATGAAAATAACTCCGTGGTCAAATCATACGGGAATACCCAATACCTGCTCCGACAGAATTTTAATTTGAATCTATCGGAACAATTACCAAAACCGCTCGCCGTCGCTTTCAGCACCTTAAAAAGGAAAGTTGGGCAAACCGGTGAAGCGGCCACCTTAACCGGTATAAAGATCAAAAATGCAAACGCCGTGATCAAAGTCACGCTGATCATTAGTCCCCTTACGGTAAAAAGGAACGAACAAAAACTGCAGATGGTCACCATCTGCAAGGATACACAGCAGGATACTTCAATAGTGGATAATTCAGTATTTGATGAAAACATACACCAGGATCAGTATACCCTGCACCTGGAAGAGGAGCTGAAGGAATTGCAGGTAAAACTGCATTCCGCCTATGAACGACTCGATGCTTCCAATGAGAATATGCAGTCCTTTAATGAAGAACTGATCTCAGCTAATGAGGAGATGCAAAGCACGAATGAGGAAATGCAATCGGTTAATGAAGAATTGCATACCATTAATGCGGATTATCAGCTCAAGAATAAAGAACTGCTGGAAATTAATGATGACCTGAACAATTATTTCCGGAGTAACATCAACGGCCAATTATTTATAAATAATGAACTGCTGTTAATGAAGTTTTCGCCGGGTACGGTCAAACAGATCAATCTGCTGGAAACAGATATAGGCCGCCCTTTGAGCAATATATCGACCAATATCAAGTTTGAGACGATTATAGAAGATATTAAAGTTGTTTTAGCCCAAGGCACCGTGATTACCAAGGAGATCGAAACCAATAACGGCAAATGGTACCAGATCATGACCATGCCGTACGTACAGCTAGTTGATGAAAAAAGAAATGGTGCCATCGTCACATTCAACGACATTACCGAATTAAAAGCCACCCAAGTCGAATTGCATCGCAAAAATAAAAGCCTGGAGCGTATAAATGGTGATCTGGACAACTTTGTGCATACCGCATCTCATGATCTGCTCGCACCGCTGGCCAATATTGAGACCAGTATTGGCGTAATGAACCTGATCAAGATCACAGATCCTGGCTTGTCCAAATTTATCACCATCATCAATTCGTCGGTTAAAAAATTCCGGACATTGATCAACGATATTTCCGTCATTGCCAGGATCGAAGGTGATATGCTGACCATGGAAATGGTGGACTTGTCAGAGATCATTGCCAACATTGAATGGAGTTTGGAGAGCAGGATCAAAAAAACTGGTGCAGTGATCACCAAGAACCTCGAAATTAAACAAGTACTGTTTTCTAAAAAGAACCTGCGCAGTATCCTTTTTAATCTGGTCGCTAACGGGATCAAATTTGCTAACGGAAAAAACCCGCTTATCAACATTGCGGTTATAAAAAATGACGATCATATTTTGCTCTCGGTCAATGACAATGGTATCGGTATTGCTCAATATCAAATGGATATTATTTTCAGCATGTATGGCAGGTTGAATAAAGAAATGGAAGGACAGGGCATCGGATTATATTTGGCTAAAAAAATAATAGATGCGGCAAATGGCAATATGACTGTCGAAAGTGAAGTGGGAAAAGGAAGTACATTTAATATCTTCTTGCCCGTGCCTGCGGTAATTAATAATTAA